In Erigeron canadensis isolate Cc75 chromosome 6, C_canadensis_v1, whole genome shotgun sequence, the following are encoded in one genomic region:
- the LOC122603562 gene encoding exocyst complex component EXO70H1-like: protein MKKFGFSPKRSSSSFIAHYPSPSRFSLPTPSRSLSDSVMVQTIEVAEPLIVKWDPATSTYANVTSLFYENRREALEFIKIVNKLHKAMHALVAENSNSELLIRAQHLMQIAMKRLEKEFYQILSLNRAQLDPESVSTRSSRTSRSSLSEFADESDDEIRVASELINEVEDAAEGVMTDLKLIAECMISSGYGKECVKIYTIIRKSIVDEGIYKLGVEKMKPTLVHKMEWEVLDLKIQNWLNAVKVAVKTLFHGERILCDHVFASSDNIREACYSEITKEGASILFSFPENVAKNSKKSPERIFRMLDMYTAIADQWPEITSMFSYQSTSSLVTQALNSLIKLGESVRSDLTEFETHLHKESHKTIAHGAGVHRFTIETMNYLSLIADYGVLADILYETSPPEKTPMPETFFDRSFIENSPSPSVSLWLAWLTFVLVSKLDSKMKHYKDVSHAYLFLANNLQHILAKSQSSNLKYILGDDWTSKIREEVKKYAASYERVAWSHVIDSVPKNFTNMTNEQARDSFKKLNSVFEETHRRQLAVVIPNGKLRDEIKVSVARKLLPAYREFYNVFRVEMLRDKKSAGVVKYAPEDIGNALSDLFFGSGSMSASVSVSVSSVSSSSGSPKSLSR, encoded by the coding sequence atgaAGAAATTTGGTTTTTCTCCAAAAcgatcttcatcttctttcataGCCCACTACCCTTCTCCTTCCCGTTTCAGTTTACCAACCCCGAGTCGAAGCTTATCCGACTCGGTGATGGTTCAGACAATAGAGGTTGCTGAACCCCTGATCGTGAAATGGGATCCAGCAACCTCTACTTACGCAAACGTCACCTCTCTATTCTACGAGAATCGTAGAGAGGCTTTAGAATTCATCAAAATTGTCAACAAGCTTCATAAAGCGATGCACGCCTTAGTTGCCGAGAATTCCAACTCCGAGTTACTTATTAGAGCTCAACATCTCATGCAAATCGCGATGAAGCGGTTAGAGAAAGAGTTTTATCAAATTTTGTCATTGAATCGAGCTCAACTTGACCCGGAATCCGTTTCCACTAGATCTTCTAGAACATCTCGGTCGAGTTTATCCGAGTTTGCTGACGAGTCAGATGATGAGATCCGAGTAGCGAGCGAGTTAATAAACGAAGTCGAAGATGCGGCTGAAGGAGTCATGACTGATTTAAAGTTGATAGCAGAATGTATGATCTCATCTGGTTACGGCAAAGAATGTGTAAAAATTTACACAATTATTCGAAAATCGATAGTCGATGAAGGTATTTATAAGCTCGGTGTCGAAAAAATGAAACCGACTCTTGTTCATAAAATGGAATGGGAGGTTTTggatttgaaaattcaaaactggCTAAATGCTGTCAAGGTTGCTGTTAAAACGTTATTCCACGGAGAGCGAATTCTATGTGATCATGTTTTCGCGTCTTCTGATAACATCCGTGAAGCGTGTTATTCAGAAATTACAAAAGAAGGAGCTTCGATTTTATTCTCGTTTCCTGAAAATGTAGCGAAAAATAGTAAGAAGTCACCCGAAAGGATCTTTAGAATGCTGGATATGTATACCGCGATAGCTGATCAATGGCCCGAGATTACATCAATGTTCTCGTATCAATCCACGTCATCGCTCGTAACCCAAGCGCTTAACTCACTGATTAAACTCGGTGAATCGGTCAGATCAGATTTAACAGAATTTGAAACGCACCTTCATAAAGAATCACACAAAACAATAGCACATGGAGCTGGAGTTCATAGATTTACAATCGAAACGATGAACTATTTATCTCTCATTGCAGATTACGGCGTTTTAGCTGATATCTTATACGAGACTTCGCCACCTGAGAAAACACCAATGCCAGAAACATTTTTCGATAGATCGTTTATCGAAAATTCGCCGTCTCCATCGGTTTCGTTGTGGTTAGCGTGGCTTACATTCGTTCTAGTCAGTAAACTCGACTCGAAAATGAAACATTACAAAGACGTATCTCATGCGTATTTATTCTTGGCGAACAATCTGCAACATATACTTGCTAAATCTCAATCGTCTAATTTAAAGTACATTCTTGGAGACGATTGGACTAGTAAAATCAGAGAAGAAGTCAAGAAATACGCTGCCAGTTACGAACGGGTCGCGTGGAGCCACGTCATCGATTCGGTACCCAAAAACTTTACAAATATGACGAATGAGCAAGCCAGAGATAGTTTCAAGAAATTAAATTCGGTTTTCGAAGAAACACATCGTAGACAACTAGCCGTTGTGATACCCAACGGTAAGCTTAGGGACGAGATTAAGGTTTCCGTCGCGAGAAAGTTGTTGCCAGCGTATAGAGAGTTTTACAACGTTTTTAGAGTCGAAATGTTGAGAGATAAAAAATCCGCCGGAGTTGTCAAATACGCCCCTGAGGATATCGGGAACGCGTTATCCGACTTGTTCTTTGGGTCCGGAAGCATGTCGGCCTCGGTGTCGGTATCTGTATCATCAGTGTCGTCGTCGTCTGGGTCACCAAAGTCGTTATCACGGTGA